In the Hordeum vulgare subsp. vulgare chromosome 7H, MorexV3_pseudomolecules_assembly, whole genome shotgun sequence genome, one interval contains:
- the LOC123410980 gene encoding probable pre-mRNA-splicing factor ATP-dependent RNA helicase DEAH4 encodes MKRLIKHRASDLKVLITSATLDGLKVSNFLSGCPVLNIPGAIFPVEKFYSTDRPTNYIESSLRTAIDIHVKEAPGDVLIFMTGKDDIDKMVSKLEERIQNLEEGSCMDALVLPLHGSLPPEQQAIS; translated from the exons ATGAAAAGATTGATCAAACATCGAGCTTCAGATTTGAAAGTTCTCATCACTTCGGCGACTCTTGATGGTTTGAAAGTGTCAAATTTCTTATCAGGATGTCCTGTGTTGAACATCCCTGGAGCTATATTCCCTGTGGAGAAGTTTTACAGCACAGACCGTCCAACAAATTATATCGAATCCTCTCTCAGAACAGCTATAG ATATCCATGTTAAGGAAGCTCCTGGGGATGTATTAATATTTATGACAGGAAAG GATGACATCGACAAGATGGTGTCAAAATTGGAGGAAAGAATTCAAAATCTCGAGGAAGGTTCTTGTATGGATGCTCTTGTTCTCCCACTCCATGGTTCTTTGCCACCTGAACAGCAGGCAATCAGTTAA